One region of Miscanthus floridulus cultivar M001 chromosome 19, ASM1932011v1, whole genome shotgun sequence genomic DNA includes:
- the LOC136529071 gene encoding H/ACA ribonucleoprotein complex subunit 2-like protein, which produces MGSDTEAEKKRAPVALAPIAKPLAGKKLCKRTLKLVCRASEAKCLKRGVKEVVKSIRRGNKGLCVIAGNISPIDVITHLPIVCEEANIPYVYVPSKEDLATAGTTKRPTCCVLVLTKPAKGELEGEVMEKLKMDYDQVMSEVAEVTSAMF; this is translated from the exons ATGGGCAGCGACACGGAGGCCGAGAAAAAGAGGGCGCCGGTGGCCCTGGCGCCCATCGCGAAGCCGCTCGCCGGCAAGAAGCTCTGCAAGCGAACCCTCAAGCTCGTCTGCCGAG CCTCTGAGGCCAAATGCTTGAAGCGAGGAGTCAAGGAGGTCGTCAAGAGTATTCGGCGGGGAAACAAGGG ACTCTGTGTGATTGCTGGCAACATTTCTCCAATCGATGTAATAACTCATCTTCCGATAGTCTGTGAAGAAGCCAATATTCCTTATGTATATGTTCCTTCAAAAGAG GATCTTGCAACTGCTGGCACCACCAAAAGGCCTACCTGTTGCGTGCTGGTGCTGACGAAGCCAGCCAAGGGGGAGCTCGAGGGCGAGGTCATGGAGAAACTCAAGATGGACTACGACCAGGTCATGTCTGAAGTTGCTGAGGTCACGTCGGCGATGTTCTAA
- the LOC136527241 gene encoding LRR receptor kinase SERL2-like isoform X2 has product MFEHTTLHAGRRRAHPPLSPPPLPLEPPPFSRSLLLAPPHLCLPSAMEAAPPSSPPSMVLLLLLVLLIVSSPCSALLSPKGVNPEVQALMTIKNMLEDPHGVLKNWDQNSVDPCSWTTVSCSLENFVTRLLLQNNNITGPIPAEIGKLTKLKTLDLSSNHLYGGIPTSVGHLESLQYLRLNNNTLSGPFPSASANLSQLVFLDLSYNNLSGPIPGSLARTFNIVGNPLICGTNTEKDCYGTAPMPPVSYNLSSSQGALPPAKSKSHKFAIAFGTAIGCISFLFLAAGFLFWWRHRRNRQILFDVDDQHMENVSLGNVKRFQFRELQSATDNFSSKNILGKGGFGYVYRGQLPDGTLVAVKRLKDGNAAGGEAQFQTEVEMISLALHRNLLRLYGFCMTATERLLVYPYMSNGSVASRLKGKPPLDWVTRKRIALGAGRGLLYLHEQCDPKIIHRDVKAANILLDDYCEAIVGDFGLAKLLDHRDSHVTTAVRGTVGHIAPEYLSTGQSSEKTDVFGFGILLLELITGQTALEFGKAANQKGAMLDWVKKMHQDKKLDVLVDKGLRGGYDRIELEEMMQVALLCTQYLPGHRPKMSEVVRMLEGDGLAERWEASQRADSHKFKVPDFTFSRCYSDLTDDSSLLVQAVELSGPR; this is encoded by the exons ATGTTTGAACACACAACATTGCACGCAGGACGCAGGCGCGCACACCCTCCTCTCAGTCCTCCCCCCTTGCCCTTGGAACCGCCACCCTTCTCTCGCTCCCTTCTCTTGGCTCCACCCCACCTCTGCCTCCCTTCGGCAATGGAGGCGGCGCCTCCATCTTCTCCCCCCTCCATGGTGCTGCTGCTCTTGCTGGTGCTGCTCATCGTCTCCTCCCCTTGCAGCGCTCTCCTCTCCCCCAAGGGCGTCAACCCTGAAG TGCAAGCTCTGATGACGATCAAGAACATGCTGGAGGACCCCCATGGCGTGCTCAAGAACTGGGACCAGAACTCCGTGGATCCCTGCAGCTGGACCACCGTCAGCTGCTCGCTGGAGAATTTCGTCACCAGACT TCTCCTGCAGAACAACAACATCACCGGCCCAATCCCGGCAGAGATTGGCAAGCTTACAAAGCTCAAGACACTTGATCTCTCTAGCAACCACCTGTATGGTGGAATCCCCACTTCTGTGGGCCACCTTGAGAGCCTGCAGTATCT GAGGCTCAACAACAACACCCTGTCTGGTCCATTCCCTTCAGCATCAGCTAATTTGTCCCAGCTTGTTTTCCT AGATTTGTCATATAATAACCTGAGTGGTCCAATACCGGGATCTTTGGCAAGAACATTCAA CATAGTTGGGAATCCTCTCATCTGCGGCACCAACACCGAGAAAGATTGCTATGGGACTGCCCCAATGCCACCAGTGTCCTACAACCTCAGTAGCTCACAGGGTGCTCTGCCACCGGCAAAATCTAAAAGCCACAAGTTTGCAATTGCATTTGGTACAGCAATTGGTTGCATCAGCTTCCTCTTCCTTGCTGCTGGATTTCTGTTCTGGTGGAGGCATCGTAGAAACCGGCAGATCCTTTTCGATGTCGATG ACCAACACATGGAGAACGTTAGCCTTGGAAACGTGAAGAGGTTCCAGTTCAGGGAGCTTCAGTCTGCGACAGACAATTTCAGCAGCAAGAACATACTAGGAAAAGGTGGCTTTGGATACGTTTACAGAGGGCAGCTCCCTGACGGAACTCTTGTGGCTGTGAAGCGACTGAAGGACGGCAATGCTGCGGGCGGTGAGGCACAGTTTCAGACTGAGGTTGAGATGATCAGCTTGGCACTGCACAGAAATCTTCTCAGGCTCTATGGGTTCTGCATGACTGCCACTGAGAGGTTGCTGGTCTATCCATACATGTCAAATGGAAGCGTTGCATCGCGCCTGAAAG GGAAGCCACCTTTGGACTGGGTGACCAGGAAGAGGATAGCTCTTGGCGCAGGGAGGGGGCTACTGTACCTGCACGAACAGTGTGACCCCAAGATCATACACAGGGATGTCAAAGCAGCCAACATCCTTCTAGATGACTACTGCGAGGCTATTGTTGGCGACTTTGGGCTCGCTAAGCTCCTCGATCACCGGGATTCACATGTCACCACTGCGGTGCGAGGCACTGTTGGTCACATTGCGCCTGAGTACCTCTCCACTGGTCAATCGTCTGAGAAGACCGACGTCTTCGGATTTGGCATCCTGCTACTGGAGCTGATCACTGGTCAGACTGCGCTAGAGTTTGGAAAGGCAGCAAACCAGAAGGGAGCCATGCTTGATTGG GTGAAGAAGATGCACCAGGATAAGAAGCTGGACGTGCTGGTGGATAAGGGGCTGAGGGGCGGGTATGACAGGATCGAACTAGAGGAGATGATGCAGGTGGCGTTGCTGTGCACACAGTACCTCCCCGGCCACCGGCCAaagatgtcggaggtggtccgcATGCTGGAAGGTGACGGGCTTGCAGAGCGGTGGGAGGCTTCGCAGCGCGCGGACTCGCACAAGTTCAAGGTGCCTGACTTCACTTTCAGCCGCTGCTACTCCGACCTTACCGACGACTCGTCACTGCTGGTGCAGGCCGTCGAGCTGTCGGGCCCAAGATGA
- the LOC136527241 gene encoding LRR receptor kinase SERL2-like isoform X1: protein MFEHTTLHAGRRRAHPPLSPPPLPLEPPPFSRSLLLAPPHLCLPSAMEAAPPSSPPSMVLLLLLVLLIVSSPCSALLSPKGVNPEVQALMTIKNMLEDPHGVLKNWDQNSVDPCSWTTVSCSLENFVTRLEVPGQNLSGLLSPSLGNLTNLETLLLQNNNITGPIPAEIGKLTKLKTLDLSSNHLYGGIPTSVGHLESLQYLRLNNNTLSGPFPSASANLSQLVFLDLSYNNLSGPIPGSLARTFNIVGNPLICGTNTEKDCYGTAPMPPVSYNLSSSQGALPPAKSKSHKFAIAFGTAIGCISFLFLAAGFLFWWRHRRNRQILFDVDDQHMENVSLGNVKRFQFRELQSATDNFSSKNILGKGGFGYVYRGQLPDGTLVAVKRLKDGNAAGGEAQFQTEVEMISLALHRNLLRLYGFCMTATERLLVYPYMSNGSVASRLKGKPPLDWVTRKRIALGAGRGLLYLHEQCDPKIIHRDVKAANILLDDYCEAIVGDFGLAKLLDHRDSHVTTAVRGTVGHIAPEYLSTGQSSEKTDVFGFGILLLELITGQTALEFGKAANQKGAMLDWVKKMHQDKKLDVLVDKGLRGGYDRIELEEMMQVALLCTQYLPGHRPKMSEVVRMLEGDGLAERWEASQRADSHKFKVPDFTFSRCYSDLTDDSSLLVQAVELSGPR, encoded by the exons ATGTTTGAACACACAACATTGCACGCAGGACGCAGGCGCGCACACCCTCCTCTCAGTCCTCCCCCCTTGCCCTTGGAACCGCCACCCTTCTCTCGCTCCCTTCTCTTGGCTCCACCCCACCTCTGCCTCCCTTCGGCAATGGAGGCGGCGCCTCCATCTTCTCCCCCCTCCATGGTGCTGCTGCTCTTGCTGGTGCTGCTCATCGTCTCCTCCCCTTGCAGCGCTCTCCTCTCCCCCAAGGGCGTCAACCCTGAAG TGCAAGCTCTGATGACGATCAAGAACATGCTGGAGGACCCCCATGGCGTGCTCAAGAACTGGGACCAGAACTCCGTGGATCCCTGCAGCTGGACCACCGTCAGCTGCTCGCTGGAGAATTTCGTCACCAGACT GGAGGTCCCAGGCCAGAACCTCTCTGGCCTGCTCTCCCCAAGCTTAGGGAACCTGACCAATCTTGAGACTCT TCTCCTGCAGAACAACAACATCACCGGCCCAATCCCGGCAGAGATTGGCAAGCTTACAAAGCTCAAGACACTTGATCTCTCTAGCAACCACCTGTATGGTGGAATCCCCACTTCTGTGGGCCACCTTGAGAGCCTGCAGTATCT GAGGCTCAACAACAACACCCTGTCTGGTCCATTCCCTTCAGCATCAGCTAATTTGTCCCAGCTTGTTTTCCT AGATTTGTCATATAATAACCTGAGTGGTCCAATACCGGGATCTTTGGCAAGAACATTCAA CATAGTTGGGAATCCTCTCATCTGCGGCACCAACACCGAGAAAGATTGCTATGGGACTGCCCCAATGCCACCAGTGTCCTACAACCTCAGTAGCTCACAGGGTGCTCTGCCACCGGCAAAATCTAAAAGCCACAAGTTTGCAATTGCATTTGGTACAGCAATTGGTTGCATCAGCTTCCTCTTCCTTGCTGCTGGATTTCTGTTCTGGTGGAGGCATCGTAGAAACCGGCAGATCCTTTTCGATGTCGATG ACCAACACATGGAGAACGTTAGCCTTGGAAACGTGAAGAGGTTCCAGTTCAGGGAGCTTCAGTCTGCGACAGACAATTTCAGCAGCAAGAACATACTAGGAAAAGGTGGCTTTGGATACGTTTACAGAGGGCAGCTCCCTGACGGAACTCTTGTGGCTGTGAAGCGACTGAAGGACGGCAATGCTGCGGGCGGTGAGGCACAGTTTCAGACTGAGGTTGAGATGATCAGCTTGGCACTGCACAGAAATCTTCTCAGGCTCTATGGGTTCTGCATGACTGCCACTGAGAGGTTGCTGGTCTATCCATACATGTCAAATGGAAGCGTTGCATCGCGCCTGAAAG GGAAGCCACCTTTGGACTGGGTGACCAGGAAGAGGATAGCTCTTGGCGCAGGGAGGGGGCTACTGTACCTGCACGAACAGTGTGACCCCAAGATCATACACAGGGATGTCAAAGCAGCCAACATCCTTCTAGATGACTACTGCGAGGCTATTGTTGGCGACTTTGGGCTCGCTAAGCTCCTCGATCACCGGGATTCACATGTCACCACTGCGGTGCGAGGCACTGTTGGTCACATTGCGCCTGAGTACCTCTCCACTGGTCAATCGTCTGAGAAGACCGACGTCTTCGGATTTGGCATCCTGCTACTGGAGCTGATCACTGGTCAGACTGCGCTAGAGTTTGGAAAGGCAGCAAACCAGAAGGGAGCCATGCTTGATTGG GTGAAGAAGATGCACCAGGATAAGAAGCTGGACGTGCTGGTGGATAAGGGGCTGAGGGGCGGGTATGACAGGATCGAACTAGAGGAGATGATGCAGGTGGCGTTGCTGTGCACACAGTACCTCCCCGGCCACCGGCCAaagatgtcggaggtggtccgcATGCTGGAAGGTGACGGGCTTGCAGAGCGGTGGGAGGCTTCGCAGCGCGCGGACTCGCACAAGTTCAAGGTGCCTGACTTCACTTTCAGCCGCTGCTACTCCGACCTTACCGACGACTCGTCACTGCTGGTGCAGGCCGTCGAGCTGTCGGGCCCAAGATGA